GTTGGTTTGTGCGCTGCCCATCGGGGTTGCTGCTTCGATCTATCTAGAGGAATTCGCGCCGCAAAACTGGATCACCGATCTGATCGAGGTGAATATCTCGAACCTTGCCGCCGTGCCGTCGATTGTGTTCGGCATCCTTGGTTTGGCCGTGTTCATTCAGTTCGCGCATCTGCCGCAATCCGCCCCGCTGGTTGGTGGTCTGGTGCTGACGTTGATGACCCTGCCGACGATCATCATCTCGACCCGTGCGTCGCTGAAATCCGTCCCGCCCTCGATCCGCGAGGCCGCATTGGGCGTCGGGGCCTCCAAGATGCAAACTGTGTTCCATCACGTGCTGCCCCTTGCCATGCCAGGCATTCTGACCGGCACCATCATCGGCTTGGCACAGGCACTTGGGGAAACCGCACCGCTGCTATTGATCGGGATGGTGGGCTATATCGCCTCGAACTATCCCGGCGGGTTGATCGAAGGCTTCATGTCCCCGAACTCGGCCATGCCGGCCCAGATCTATGAATGGGCCAAACGCGCTGACCCGGCCTACTATGAGCGCGCGTGGGGCGGCATCATCATCCTGCTTGTGTTCCTGATGAGCATGAACATCATTGCAATCATTCTGCGCCGCCGTTTCGAGCGCCGCTGGTAAGAAAGACTGTACCCATGAATGATATGACGAAAATCGAAAGGGCTGTTGAGATGAACGATATGAAAATCTCGGCCAAGGGCGTACAGGTCTATTACGGCGATACGCATGCGATCAAAGACGTCTCGGTCGAGATCGAAGACAAGACCGTAACGGCCTTTATCGGCCCGTCGGGTTGCGGCAAGTCGACCTTCCTGCGGTGCCTGAACCGTATGAACGACACGATTGATATCTGCCGCGTCGAGGGCGACATCTTGTTGGACGGCGAAGACATCTATGACAAGCGCGTCGATCCTGTGCAGCTGCGCGCCAAGGTCGGGATGGTGTTCCAGAAACCCAACCCGTTCCCCAAGTCGATCTATGACAATATCGCCTATGGCCCCCGCATCCACGGACTGGCCCGAAACAAAGCCGAACTGGACGAAATCGTCGAGAAGTCTCTGCGTCGCGGCGCCATCTGGGACGAGGTGAAAGATCGCCTGAACGCACCGGGAACCGGTCTGTCGGGCGGGCAACAGCAGCGTCTGTGTATTGCGCGCGCCATTGCAACCGAACCTGAAGTCCTGCTGATGGATGAACCGTGCTCGGCGCTTGATCCGATTGCGACGGCACAAGTTGAAGAGCTGATAGACGAGCTGCGCCAAAGCTATTCGGTGGTGATCGTCACCCACTCGATGCAGCAGGCCGCGCGTGTCAGCCAGAAAACTGCCTTCTTCCACCTTGGAAATCTGGTCGAATACGATGACACCACCAAGATCTTCACCAACCCCGAAGATCCGCGCACCGAAAGCTATATTACCGGCCGTATCGGCTAAGGTTGGCCCTTCGGGGCAGGAGAAAAGACATGATTGATCAACATATTGCATCCGCTTTCGACCGCGATCTGGAAGAAATTCAGGCCCACCTTATGAAGATGGGCGGCTTGGTTGAGAACGCCATCCGTGAGGGTGCGAAATCCCTGAAAAGCCGGGACGAAGAGCTGGCCGAAGAAGTGCGTAAGGCAGATCGTCAGATCGATGCGCTGGACATGCAAATTCAGGAAGAATGCGCCCGCGTACTTGCGCTTCGGCAGCCGATTGCCTCGGACCTGCGTACCGTTCTGACCGTGATGAAAGTGGCCGCCAACCTGGAACGGATCGGCGACTATGCCAAGAACATGGCCAAGCGGACCACGGTATTGGTGCACATGCAGCCCATCGACGGCGCATCGGGTGCGATCAAACGCATGGCCAGCGAAGTGCGCCAGATGCTGACGGACGCGCTGGATGCCTATATCCGCCGTGACGAGGAACTGGCACATGACGTGCGGCACCGCGATCTGGAAGTGGACCAGATGTATAACGCGCTCTTCCGCGAGTTCTTGACCTTCATGATGGAAGATCCGCGCAACATCACGTCCTGTATGCACCTGCATTTCATCGCCAAGAATATCGAACGTATGGGGGATCATGTGACCTCGATCGCGGATCAGGTGATCTATCTGGTCAGCGGCGAACTGCCGGACGAAGCGCGCCCGAAAGGCAACTCGGCCAACTATGAAGTGCCGAGTGAGGACACCAGCGAGGCCGAGGCATGAGCGCGGATAAGCCCTGCGTTCTGCTGGTGGAAGACGAGCCAGCACAACGCGAAATCCTGCGCTATAACCTGACCTCGGAAGGTTATGACGTCACCATGGCCGAAAACGGCGATGACGCGCTGATCTTGGTCGACGAGGTCATGCCAGACCTGATCTTGCTGGACTGGATGCTGCCCGGTGCCTCGGGGATCGAGATCTGCCGCCAGATCAAGACCCGTAAGGAAACCCGCGCCATTCCGGTGATCATGCTTTCAGCGCGTTCGGAAGAGGTTGATCGGGTCCGGGGGCTGGAAACTGGCGCGGATGATTACGTGGTCAAACCCTATTCCGTAAGCGAGCTTATGGCGCGCATCCGCACCCAGCTGCGCCGCACGCGCCCGGTGTCTGTCGGGCAAAAGCTAGAGTACTGTGACATCGTACTGGACGGCGAAAG
The Aliiroseovarius pelagivivens DNA segment above includes these coding regions:
- the pstB gene encoding phosphate ABC transporter ATP-binding protein PstB; its protein translation is MNDMKISAKGVQVYYGDTHAIKDVSVEIEDKTVTAFIGPSGCGKSTFLRCLNRMNDTIDICRVEGDILLDGEDIYDKRVDPVQLRAKVGMVFQKPNPFPKSIYDNIAYGPRIHGLARNKAELDEIVEKSLRRGAIWDEVKDRLNAPGTGLSGGQQQRLCIARAIATEPEVLLMDEPCSALDPIATAQVEELIDELRQSYSVVIVTHSMQQAARVSQKTAFFHLGNLVEYDDTTKIFTNPEDPRTESYITGRIG
- the phoB gene encoding phosphate regulon transcriptional regulator PhoB, with amino-acid sequence MSADKPCVLLVEDEPAQREILRYNLTSEGYDVTMAENGDDALILVDEVMPDLILLDWMLPGASGIEICRQIKTRKETRAIPVIMLSARSEEVDRVRGLETGADDYVVKPYSVSELMARIRTQLRRTRPVSVGQKLEYCDIVLDGESHRVTRDGEPVKLGPTEFRLLSTFMEKPGRVWSREQLLDRVWGRDVYVDTRTVDVHVGRLRKALCRNGGDDPLRTVRGTGYALG
- the phoU gene encoding phosphate signaling complex protein PhoU, producing the protein MIDQHIASAFDRDLEEIQAHLMKMGGLVENAIREGAKSLKSRDEELAEEVRKADRQIDALDMQIQEECARVLALRQPIASDLRTVLTVMKVAANLERIGDYAKNMAKRTTVLVHMQPIDGASGAIKRMASEVRQMLTDALDAYIRRDEELAHDVRHRDLEVDQMYNALFREFLTFMMEDPRNITSCMHLHFIAKNIERMGDHVTSIADQVIYLVSGELPDEARPKGNSANYEVPSEDTSEAEA